The region TTCTTTCCTTGGAGTCCTTTACTTTTTAAGAATGTATATTAacctttttgagaaggtaaatgagaaatatatcTTCTCAATATACCTTTTCCCCTTGAAGATGCtcttaaaaaatgatttttcatgcaaaaaaggtaaatatggtagttatccaaatttacctctccatttatcTCTCCCCTTGGAGATGATATAACGATATCTCTtcaaatggaaaaatgtataatacctCCTCATATACATCTCTTCTTggaaaatgatttttcatgaaaaaaaaagtaaatataataGTTATATGACTTTACCACTTCATTTACCCATCTCCAAGGagtggagatgctctaataaatgTTTGTTGCCGTTTAATGAATTGGCACACAGCATGGGGTGGAATGGTTTTCACCACTGTAGAGGATCTTCCCATTCAATTTCACAGTTGCTAAACAAAACACATTTTGTTTTGTTCTTGCAATTAATTGTGTCATTATGATTTTGGTAAGAGTCACTCACTACCAATTGAACGGTTATTAATGCAAGTGGAAAAGGatgaaaatattgaatttttttaaccATATCATAATGGCCACTATAACCAAAACCAGATTGCATTAAACAACAGAAGACTAATTTCTTCGAGTGTTCCTTTTACAatcaatgaattaaataatagtaattaattaaccaAACAAAAATACCTAGAAAGTTTCCACAACTATAAATTCAGCCGCTTTCCTTTTCACCTTCATCAACattaaaagagagagagagatatttatGCAATGATCGAATTAGGTAATATATACAAAGTGGTGGTGGCGATGACGCCGCTTTACGTGGCGTTGGTGCTAGGCTACTCCTCCGTGAGGTGGTGGCGGATGTTCAAGCCCGACCAATGCGACGCCATCAACCGCTTCAATTGCTACTTCATCATCCCCTTCTTCACCTTCCAGTTCACCTCCGGCGTCGACCCCTACGCCATGAACTTCCGCTTCCTCGCCGGAGACGTCGTCGCCAAAGCCATCGCCGCCACCGCATTAGCTCTCTGGGCAAAATTCGCCAAAAAGAGCAGCTTCGCTTGGGTCATAACCTCCTTCAATCTTTCCAGCTTCAACAACACGCTCGTCGTCGGGGTTCCGTTGCTCAAGGCCATGTACGGCGCCGCCGGCGAGGATCTGGTGGTGCAGTCATCGGTCATCCAGTCTCTTGTTTGGTTCCCAATCCTCTTATTCATGCTCGAGTTCTGGCGAGCCAGCTCCTGCTCCTCCAACGATGTTGTGGAAGAGGAAAAGCCGCAGCCGATTTCTATGGATGCTGATGGTTCAAATAATGCGATTGTCGTGGTTGTTGATGGCGGAGCCGCTGTGGCGCCGTTGAATTTGAGATCAACGATGAAGCAAGTTGGCGCGAAGCTCGGAAAGAATCCGAATTGTTATGCGTGTGCGCTTGGTTTCATTTGGGCTCTGCTGGCAAAAAGGTAATTCATTAAAGTACTAATTCTACTCCCTTCGTCTACTATGTATAATAAAATGAATCATGACTCTTAATCGCAGATGGACTAAAATGACTTACCGGGACAACTTATAGTGGTCTCAGGAAAATATTTACTATGTTTTGTTTGTGTAAAAAATGTGGTGTTAACTTTTAGGTGGGATTTTGAAATGCCAAGCATAATGGAGGGATCAATTTTGATTATGGGCAAGGCAGGAAGTGGGGTGGCCATGTTCAGCATGGGTAAGTGGTCTAATTTTAGGAAGGAgagatataaattttaataaatagaaatggagaattatagttatttgattaaaatGCAATCAGGGCTGTTCATGGCGTTGCAAGAGAAGGTAATAGCTTGTGGTGTGCGGCTTACGATTTATAGTATGGTTTTGAGGTTTGTGGGTGGCCCACTTTGCACTTCTGTTGGATCTATTGCTTTAGGCCTGCGCTCCAATACTCTGCGTATTGCTATTGTTCAGGTAATtatatgattttattaattaccaaagggtattaattattttactaattacaTTTGCTAATTCAGGCAGCTTTACCACAAGCTATCGCCTCCTTCGTCTTTGCAAAAGAGTATGGACTGCATGCTAACGTACTCAGCACTGCGTAACTCCTTTTTTACCCCTAAACACATCATAATAACTTCTTTGCTAGTCATGTAAATCTAATTTGGATGCTCTTCAATTTTTCAGGGTCATTTTTGGCACTATCGCATCTCTTCCTCTATTGATCATGTACTACGCCATTTTAGATATGCTCCGTTGATGATTCCAAAGCAAGTTGAAGAATTCTCACCCAACAAACTTGAAATTAACTTATAATTATtccagtggtatcgtaatttcatttaattattgGATGTACACTAATGAGTCCTTTTGTATCGTGTGATTAACTTTATCGATCATAGCTACAAAAAtgatctatatatatatatattacttttagaACAATATAAAGAAAATTCCATCGAATTCTATCAACGCATTTAGCAAGCACCTACGTGCTTGCTAAGTTGTTTCAAATTTTCTCACTGTTTTTTTGCACCAAAACTTATCGAGCACTAGCCTTTGTGCTAGGAAAATGCTCGCTAATTATGACAATGACTGAGCACTGATCTGTTCGGTAACCTCTCGATATCTTTTCGACGTTTTTGTGCCATAAAGACCGAGCACTTTAACTCGGTGCTCAAAAATGCTAGCTAAGAATTCTAGTTTGAGTAGGTGCACGTTTAATCCGTATGTACACACACAAAACATtgtcatattatatttatttaggcCAAGTAAAAAAGGCAACAAACTAAAACAGAAATTCCCAATGGGTCAAACATGTGATATGGGTTGCAAGTAAAGTGGATTTTTCTTATGTAGAACGAATCCTGCGGATGCCTTAGTGTCAATCTCTTGTTTTTGTGGAGTTTCCCAATCAAAAAAGTAGAGAAGGTTGGCCAGCGCCACTTCCATGTTGGCCACTGCTAGAGACGCTCCCACACACGCTCTTCTTCCAGATCCAAATGGTATGAATCCGAATTCTTGCCCTCTAAAATCAATGCTCGTGTTCAAGAACCGTTCAGGCATGAACTCATTTGCATTTTCCCAGTATTCGGGATCTCTACCAATGGCCCATATGTTCACCCACACAAACGTATTTTCTCGAATCTCGTAGCCATCTATGATGCACGCCTTTATCGTCTCCTTTGGTACCAGTGGTACGGGTGGGTACAATCTCAGAGTCTCTTTCACCACTGCCTTTAGATAGGGCATGTTTCCAATATCATCTTCATCTACTAACCTTTTGTCTCTCACTACGCTTCTAATCTCTTCTTGCACTTTTTTCATTGCATTCGGATTCTTTATTAGAGCTGTCAT is a window of Salvia splendens isolate huo1 chromosome 3, SspV2, whole genome shotgun sequence DNA encoding:
- the LOC121793769 gene encoding auxin efflux carrier component 5-like isoform X1; amino-acid sequence: MIELGNIYKVVVAMTPLYVALVLGYSSVRWWRMFKPDQCDAINRFNCYFIIPFFTFQFTSGVDPYAMNFRFLAGDVVAKAIAATALALWAKFAKKSSFAWVITSFNLSSFNNTLVVGVPLLKAMYGAAGEDLVVQSSVIQSLVWFPILLFMLEFWRASSCSSNDVVEEEKPQPISMDADGSNNAIVVVVDGGAAVAPLNLRSTMKQVGAKLGKNPNCYACALGFIWALLAKRWDFEMPSIMEGSILIMGKAGSGVAMFSMGLFMALQEKVIACGVRLTIYSMVLRFVGGPLCTSVGSIALGLRSNTLRIAIVQAALPQAIASFVFAKEYGLHANGHFWHYRISSSIDHVLRHFRYAPLMIPKQVEEFSPNKLEINL
- the LOC121793769 gene encoding auxin efflux carrier component 5-like isoform X2; translation: MIELGNIYKVVVAMTPLYVALVLGYSSVRWWRMFKPDQCDAINRFNCYFIIPFFTFQFTSGVDPYAMNFRFLAGDVVAKAIAATALALWAKFAKKSSFAWVITSFNLSSFNNTLVVGVPLLKAMYGAAGEDLVVQSSVIQSLVWFPILLFMLEFWRASSCSSNDVVEEEKPQPISMDADGSNNAIVVVVDGGAAVAPLNLRSTMKQVGAKLGKNPNCYACALGFIWALLAKRWDFEMPSIMEGSILIMGKAGSGVAMFSMGLFMALQEKVIACGVRLTIYSMVLRFVGGPLCTSVGSIALGLRSNTLRIAIVQAALPQAIASFVFAKEYGLHANVLSTAVIFGTIASLPLLIMYYAILDMLR